In the bacterium genome, TCGGCGCGAGACCGGCGATCGCCTGGTCTCATACTTCGCCAGCGAGACGGCGGCGATTACCGGCACCGGATGTTCGCATACGCCCGCAGCTGAAGACGCGCGCGCAGGAGGGTCCACAGAAAGCGCGCAGCGACCCGCGTCCGCCGTTCCCGCCGGCGCCGCCGCGCACTACGGTTCCTCGTCGCCACCATCCCGCCTTCGTGCGGTGTTGCTGTCCAGCCAGGCCACCTCGGCGTCCACGGCGGCGCGCTCGCGGGCGAGGTAGTCGGCGATGGCGCGGCGGAGACGCGGCTCGGCGACCCAGTGCATGCTCGTCGTCACGCGAGCATCGAAGCCGCGCAGGTGCTTGAACTCGCCGCCCGCTCCCGGCTCGAAGCGCCCGAGCCCGTGCGCGATGCAGTGCTCGACGGCGGCGTAGTAGCAGACGTTGAAGTGGAGGTGGCGCAGGGGCCGGAACGCGCCCCAGTAGCGGCCGTAGAGGGCCGGCCCCTTCTGGACGTTGAAGGTGCCCGCGACGATCTCGCCCTCCTGCCGGGCGAGGATCAGGCACACGCGCTCGCGGAACCGCTCCAGCACGAGTTCGAAGAAGCGGGGGTTCAGATACCGCTGGCCCCAGGCGTTGGTGTCCACCGTGGTGCGGTAGAGGCGGTACATGGTGCCCGCGAGGCCGTCCGGAATCGCCGCGCCGACCGCCGCGGCAATGACGACCCGCTGGGCGTCGAGCTCGCGGCGCTCCCGGCGCGCCTGGTTGCGGCGCTTGCTGCGCAGGCCCGCGAGATAGTCGTCGAAGGTGCGATGGCCGTCGTTCCACCACTGGTACTGGTAGCCGCTGCGCCGCAGCCAGCCGCGCGCCTCGAGCGCGTCTGCATCCTCGGGCCGACAGAAGTTCACGTGGGCCGACGAGAACTCCTGCGCTCCGCACAGCTCCTCGAGAACGCTGCCGAGCGCGACGGTGACACGGTCGTGATCCGCCGGCGCCGCGAGAAAGCGTGCACCGGCGACCGGCGTGAACGGCACCGCGACGAGCAGCTTCGGATACCAGCGCAGCCCCGCGCGATGGGCCGCCGCCGCCCAGCTCTGGTCGAAAACGAACTCGCCCATGCTGTGCCCCTTCACGTAGAGCGGGCACGCGCCGATGAGCCGCTCTCCCTCCCAGAGCGTCAGGTGCTGCGGCAGCCAGCCCGTCTCGGCGCCGACCGTGCCCGCGTCCTCGAGCGTCGCGAGCCAGTCCCACTCGAGGAACGGCGAGCCGTCGTCGCCCACGAGCGCGTTCCACGCCTCGCGTCCGACGCCCCGCATGCCGTCGAGGACTCGGACCTTCACGCGCCCGAACGCTCCCCGCGACGGCCCGTGTCGTGCGGCCGGCCGCTCACCACTCGGCGACCTGGCGCACGACCCCGGCCCAGCGATCGAGCTTCGGCAGCACCGTGTCGGCGCCCTCGGACGGCAGCGCGAAGATGCCCCGCGTGACGCCCGCGTCCCGCAGCGCACGCAGCGTGTCGGCGTCGCTGCGACCGCCGTAAACGCTCACCGACAGCGACGCCGGGTTGCGCCCCTTCTCGCGGGCCACGCGATGCAGTTCGGCGATGCCGGCCCGCAGGTCGCCGGCGCGCATGCCGATCGGCAGCCATCCGTCGCAGTAGTCGGCGACGCGCGCGATCGCCTTCGGCCCGTGCCCGCCGAGCACGATCGGCGGGTGCGGCCGCTGCACCGGCTTCGGCCAGACCCAGATCGGCTCGAACTCGACGTGCTTCCCGGCGAAGTGCGCCTCGTTTTCGCTCCAGATCGCCTTCATCGCCGCGACGCGCTCGCGCAGGACGGCCCACCGCTGCCGGAACGGCGTGCCGTGATGCTCCATCTCCTCCGCGTTCCAGCGCCGCCGACACCGAAGATCACGCGGCCGCCCGAGAGCACGTCGAGCGATGCGACCTCCTTCGCGGTGGTGATCGGATCGCGCTCGACGAGGAGACAGATGCCGGTGCCGAGCTTGATCGTCGTCGTCACCGCCGCCGCCATCCCCAGCGCCACGAAGGGATCGTAGGTGTGCGAGTACTCCTTCGGCAGCACCGGTCCGCTCGGCCACGGGCTGCGGCGTGACACCGGGATATGCGTGTGCTCGGGAAACCAGATCGACTCGAAGCCACGCGCCTCGGCCTCGCGTGCGAGCTCGTCGGGACGGATCGCGTACTGCGTCGGAAACATCGTGACGCCGAGCTGCATGCGATTCGGCTATGCCGCGCCCCACGCATCGTCAAGGCGCGCCGAAACGCGACGGCCCCGGACGGCGGTGCCGTCCGGGGCCGTCGAACCGTGCGGGGCGGCCATCGCCGCCCGCGCGCTCAGCGGATGTCGGCCTTGCGGTACAGCGTGACCACGGCAGCGCCGCCGAGACCGAGGTTGTGCTGCAGCGCGACCTTCGCGCCCGGCACCTGCCGCTTCTCGGCGAGGCCGCGGATCTGCCAGTTGAGCTCCGCGCACTGCGCGAGGCCGGTGGCGCCGAGCGGGTGGCCCTTGGAGATGAGGCCGCCCGACGGGTTCACGACCCACTTTCCGCCGTAGGTGACGGCGCCCGAGTCGATGAGCGAGCCCGCCTTGCCCTCGGGGCAGAGGCCGAGGCCCTCGTAGGTCACCATCTCGTTGGCCGAGAAGCAGTCGTGCAGCTCGATGACGTCGACGTTCTCCGGCCCGAGGCCCGACTGCTCGTAGACCGACTGCGCGGCCTTCTTCGTCATGTCGAAGCCGATGAGCTTGATGCAGCTCTTCTCGTCGAACGTGCTCGGCAGGTCGGTCGCCATCGCCATGCCGGCGATCTCCACGGCCTTGTCCTCGAGGTTGTGCTTCTTGACGAAGTCCTCGCTGGCAAGGATCGCGGCGCCGGCGCCGTCGGACGTGGGACAGCACTGCAGCTTGGTCAGCGGGTCGTACACCATCGGGGCGCTCAGGATGTCCTCGAGGGAGTACTCGTCCTGGAACTGCGAGTACGGATTGTTCACCGAGTGCTTGTGGTTCTTGTGGCCGATCTTGGCGAACTGCTCGCGCGTCGTGCCGTAGCGGTCCATGTGCTCGCGGCCGGCGTTGCCGAAGAACTGCGGCGCCGGCGGCGCCTGCGCGAAGCCGCGCAGCCCGACCATCACCTCGAACTGCTTGTCCATCGGGTTCGTGCGGTCGGTGAACTTCACGCCGAGCGAGCCCTTCTCCATCTTCTCGAAGCCGAGGGCGAGGACGCAGTCGGCGAGGCCACCCTGCACGAACTGGCGCGCCATGAAGAGCGCCGTCGAGCCCGTCGAGCAGTTGTTGTTGACGTTGTAGATCGGGATGCCGGTGAGGCCGAGCGTGTAGACGGCGCGCTGGCCGCAGGTCGAGTCACCGTAGCAGTAGCCGACGCACGCCTGCTCGACGGCGCTGTACGGGATGCCGGCGTCCGCGAGCGCCTTCTCGCCGGCCTCCTTCGCCATGTCCGGGTAGTCCCATGCCTTGGAGCCCGGCTTCTCGAACTTCGTCATGCCGACGCCCACTACGAAAACCTTACGGCCCATGCTGTCTCCTTCCGCCAGGGGGTAATGAACCGGGGCACTCTCGCCCGCCCCGCGCCCCTTTTGCAACCGCGCGCCGCGGCGCCGATCGGGCAAGCGACGCCGCGACCTCGGCTCGGGCCGGCGCATGCGCACCCGGAGCGGCGCCCGCGAACGCCGCCGGCCCCCGGGAGCCGCGCGACCACGCGCGCGACCCCCCACGACGCGCTCACGCGAGCGGGAACCTCCGCCGCAGCCAGTCGACCAGGAGCCGGTTCAGCTCGTCCGGATACTCCTGCTGCGTCCAGTGCCCGCAGCGGGGGATCTGGTGCATCTCGAGGTCGTCGACGAGCCCGCGCATCGGCGCGGCCAGCTCGGGCCGCAGCGCCGCGTCCCACTCCGCCATGATCATCAGCGACGGCACGCCGATGCGGGCGCCGTCGAGCTGCGGCGTCGTCTCCCAGTTGCGGTCCATGTTGCGGTACCAGTTGAGGCCGCCGGTGAAGCCCGTGCGCGCGAAGGTCTCGACATACGGCTGGAGCGCCGCCTCGGAGAGCAACGGCTCGCCCAGGTGCCGCTCCTCCTCGACCATCTCGACCATGTTCGGCATGCCGCCGCGCGCGACCATCGCGGCCTCGACGTCGGCGAGCGGCACGCCGCGCCGCATGAGCTGCGTGAAGACGCGGCGCACGTCCTTCGCGAGCCCTGCGTCGGCGACGCCCGGCTGCTGGAAGTGCACGATGTAGTGATTGTCGCCGAAGACGGCGCGGATCATCTGCACCGGCGGCATCGGCCCGCGCGGCAGGTACGGCGTGTTGACGCCGACGACCCCCGCCGTCCGCGCCGGATGCAGCAGCGGCATCTGCCAGGTGACGAGCCCGCCCCAGTCGTGGCCGACGAAGACGGCGCGCTCGATGCCGCACGCGTCGAGCAGCCCGGCGAGGTCGCCGGTGAGATGGTGGATGTCGTACGTGCCGACGTCGTCGGGCCGGTCGGTGTCGCCGTAGCCGCGCTGCTCGGGGACGAGGACGCGGTAGCCGGCCTCGACCAGCGCGGGCACCTGGAAGCGCCACGAGTACGCCAGCTCGGGGAAGCCGTGGCAGAGCACGACGGCCGGGCCGCGGCCCTCGTCGCGCACCGCCATGCGGATGCCGTTGGTGGAGACGACGCGGTTCGTGAAGGCGGCCATCGGCCGGGTTTGGCACGCGCGTGCGACGCCACGCAACGCGGGTCTCGCCTCGGCCCCCCGCGCCGCCTAAGAGACCACGCATGGGACGCGCCGTCGTCGTGCACGCAACCGGAGGCCCCGAGGTGCTCCGCGTCGAGGATCGGGACCCCGGGGTCCCCGGGCCCGGGCAGGTGCGCGTGCGCGTCGCCGCGGCGGGCGTCAACTTCATCGACGTCTACTTCCGCACCGGCCTGTACCCGCGGCCCGTACCGTTCGTGTCGGGTCTCGAGGGCGCGGGCGTGGTCGAGGCCGTCGGCGACGGCGTCGAATCGCTGCGCGCCGGCGAGCGCGTCGCGTGGGCCTCGGTGCCGGGCTCGTACGCCGACGTCGTGCTCGCCGTGCCCGACCTGCTCGTGCGCGTCCCGGACGGCGTGTCCGACGAGATCGCGGCCGCGGCGATGCTCCAGGGCATGACGGCGCACTACCTCGTGCACGGCACGCGCACGACGCGCCACGGCGACACGGCGCTCGTGCATGCGGCTGCCGGCGGCGTCGGGCTCCTCCTGGTGCAGATGCTGAAGGCGGCGGGCGCACGCGTCCTCGCGACCTGCTCGACGGAGGAGAAGGCGGCGCTCGTACGCGAGGCCGGCGCCGACGACGTCGTCGTCTACACCCACGACCCGTTCACCACCGCCGCGCACCGGTTCACGGGCGGCACCGGCGTCGACGTGGTGTACGACGCCGTCGGCAAGACCACGTTCGACGGTAGCCTCCTGTCGCTGCGCCCGCGCGGCCTGCTCGTCCTCTATGGCCAGTCGAGCGGCCCCGTGCCGCCGTTCGAGCTGCGCCGCCTCTCCGAGGGCGGCTCGCTCTTCGTCACGCGCCCCTCGCTCGCCCACTACACGGCGACACGCGCGGAGCTCGAGGAGCGCGCCGGCGCGGTGCTGGACGCAATCGCCGCCGGCGGGCTCCAGGTGCGCATCGGCGACCGCTTCCCGCTCGCGCAGGCCGCCGAGGCACATCGCGCCCTCGAGGGCCGACGCACCACGGGCAAGGTGCTGCTGATGCCGGTGCCGCGATGACGTCCCCCGCCGCCTACCGGCCGCCGACCGGCGTCGCCGCCTGGTTCAACCGTCTCGTGCGGGCGCTCGGAGGGCTCGGGCTGAGCCTCTACGGCTCGCGGAACCTCGCCGTGCGCGGCCGCCGCCCCGGCGCCTGGCAGGTCGTCCCGGTGAATCCGCTGTCGCACGACGGCGCCCGCTACCTGGTCGCGCCGCGCGGCGTGACCCACTGGGTGCGCAACCTGCGCGCCGGCGGCGAGGCCGAGCTGCGCCTCGGCCGGCGATCCGAGCCGATCCGGGCACTCGAGCTCGACGACGCCGACAAGCCGCCGATCCTGCGCGCCTACCTCGCACGGTGGCTCTTCGAGGTGAAGGAGTTCTTCCCGGGTCTCGGACCCGACGCGAGCGACGCGGCGCTGCGTGCCGCGGCGCCGCGATACCCCGTCTTCCGCATCGAGCCGCGCGCGTGAGCGACGCGCCGCCCGCGCATCCGAGCTGGACCGCCGACGCCCGCAGCGTCCTCGACCGCGCCTGCGAGCGCCACGGCGGCTGGACGCGCTGGCGCGCGCTGGAGCACGTCCGCCTCGGGGTCGCCGTGCTGCGCGGCGCCATCCCGTGGCTGAAGGGCGCCGGGCGGACCTTCCCGGTACCGCGCGCCGTCGAGGTCGCCCCGCACGCGCGACGCGCCTCGTTCGCGCGGTATCCCGACGACGCGCACGACGGCGTCTTCGCAGACGGCGGCGTCGCCATCCGCGCCCGCGCCGGATCCGCGCTGGTCGCGACCACGCCGACGCCGCGCACCGACGCCGCCCGGCATTGGCGC is a window encoding:
- a CDS encoding GNAT family N-acetyltransferase, with the translated sequence MKVRVLDGMRGVGREAWNALVGDDGSPFLEWDWLATLEDAGTVGAETGWLPQHLTLWEGERLIGACPLYVKGHSMGEFVFDQSWAAAAHRAGLRWYPKLLVAVPFTPVAGARFLAAPADHDRVTVALGSVLEELCGAQEFSSAHVNFCRPEDADALEARGWLRRSGYQYQWWNDGHRTFDDYLAGLRSKRRNQARRERRELDAQRVVIAAAVGAAIPDGLAGTMYRLYRTTVDTNAWGQRYLNPRFFELVLERFRERVCLILARQEGEIVAGTFNVQKGPALYGRYWGAFRPLRHLHFNVCYYAAVEHCIAHGLGRFEPGAGGEFKHLRGFDARVTTSMHWVAEPRLRRAIADYLARERAAVDAEVAWLDSNTARRRDGGDEEP
- a CDS encoding lipid-transfer protein translates to MGRKVFVVGVGMTKFEKPGSKAWDYPDMAKEAGEKALADAGIPYSAVEQACVGYCYGDSTCGQRAVYTLGLTGIPIYNVNNNCSTGSTALFMARQFVQGGLADCVLALGFEKMEKGSLGVKFTDRTNPMDKQFEVMVGLRGFAQAPPAPQFFGNAGREHMDRYGTTREQFAKIGHKNHKHSVNNPYSQFQDEYSLEDILSAPMVYDPLTKLQCCPTSDGAGAAILASEDFVKKHNLEDKAVEIAGMAMATDLPSTFDEKSCIKLIGFDMTKKAAQSVYEQSGLGPENVDVIELHDCFSANEMVTYEGLGLCPEGKAGSLIDSGAVTYGGKWVVNPSGGLISKGHPLGATGLAQCAELNWQIRGLAEKRQVPGAKVALQHNLGLGGAAVVTLYRKADIR
- a CDS encoding alpha/beta hydrolase, encoding MAAFTNRVVSTNGIRMAVRDEGRGPAVVLCHGFPELAYSWRFQVPALVEAGYRVLVPEQRGYGDTDRPDDVGTYDIHHLTGDLAGLLDACGIERAVFVGHDWGGLVTWQMPLLHPARTAGVVGVNTPYLPRGPMPPVQMIRAVFGDNHYIVHFQQPGVADAGLAKDVRRVFTQLMRRGVPLADVEAAMVARGGMPNMVEMVEEERHLGEPLLSEAALQPYVETFARTGFTGGLNWYRNMDRNWETTPQLDGARIGVPSLMIMAEWDAALRPELAAPMRGLVDDLEMHQIPRCGHWTQQEYPDELNRLLVDWLRRRFPLA
- a CDS encoding quinone oxidoreductase; translation: MGRAVVVHATGGPEVLRVEDRDPGVPGPGQVRVRVAAAGVNFIDVYFRTGLYPRPVPFVSGLEGAGVVEAVGDGVESLRAGERVAWASVPGSYADVVLAVPDLLVRVPDGVSDEIAAAAMLQGMTAHYLVHGTRTTRHGDTALVHAAAGGVGLLLVQMLKAAGARVLATCSTEEKAALVREAGADDVVVYTHDPFTTAAHRFTGGTGVDVVYDAVGKTTFDGSLLSLRPRGLLVLYGQSSGPVPPFELRRLSEGGSLFVTRPSLAHYTATRAELEERAGAVLDAIAAGGLQVRIGDRFPLAQAAEAHRALEGRRTTGKVLLMPVPR
- a CDS encoding nitroreductase family deazaflavin-dependent oxidoreductase, translating into MTSPAAYRPPTGVAAWFNRLVRALGGLGLSLYGSRNLAVRGRRPGAWQVVPVNPLSHDGARYLVAPRGVTHWVRNLRAGGEAELRLGRRSEPIRALELDDADKPPILRAYLARWLFEVKEFFPGLGPDASDAALRAAAPRYPVFRIEPRA